A single region of the Sphingobium sp. EP60837 genome encodes:
- the ribH gene encoding 6,7-dimethyl-8-ribityllumazine synthase: protein MAKFLIVEARFYDHLNDLLIEGAAAALDAEGHKYEVVTVPGALEIPGAVALAAETGRYDGFVAIGVVIRGETYHFEVVSNESARGLMALSMDGIPIGNGILTVENEAQALTRARPDEKDKGGEAAKAALAMLALREKFSA, encoded by the coding sequence GTGGCGAAATTCCTGATCGTTGAAGCGCGTTTCTACGACCATCTCAACGACCTTCTGATCGAAGGCGCCGCCGCTGCGCTCGATGCGGAAGGGCATAAATATGAGGTCGTGACCGTGCCCGGCGCGCTTGAGATTCCCGGTGCGGTGGCGCTGGCGGCGGAAACCGGCCGCTATGACGGCTTCGTCGCGATCGGCGTCGTGATCCGGGGCGAGACCTATCATTTCGAAGTGGTCTCGAACGAAAGCGCGCGCGGCCTGATGGCGCTCAGCATGGACGGCATCCCGATCGGCAACGGCATCCTGACCGTGGAAAACGAGGCGCAAGCCCTGACCCGCGCCCGTCCGGACGAAAAGGACAAGGGCGGCGAGGCGGCTAAGGCGGCCCTCGCCATGCTGGCGCTCCGCGAGAAATTCAGCGCCTGA